The Pukyongia salina genome segment TCGAGGGAAATTATAGTAGTATAAAGAGCATAGAGTTCATCGATCAGAACCCAATTGGTAGATCGAGCAGATCAAACCCGGTGACCTATATCAAGGCCTATGACGACATCCGAAATCTATTTGCAGATCAGAAACTATCGGATATTCGAGGATATAAGGCGAAACATTTCAGCTTTAATGTAGATGGAGGACGTTGTGAAACCTGTAAGGGGGAAGGAGAAGTGACCATCGAGATGCAGTTTATGGCCGATGTTCACCTTGAATGTGAAACCTGTGGTGGAAAACGTTTTAAAAAGGAGATCCTGGAAGTAACCTTCGACGATAAGAATATAAACGACATACTCACACTCACGGTAGATGAGGCCATCGACTTCTTCAAAGAATCCGGGATAGGAAAAATAGTGAACAAGTTACAGCCGTTACAAGATGTTGGGCTGGGTTATGTACAATTAGGTCAAAGCTCCTCCACCCTATCCGGCGGAGAAGCGCAACGTATTAAACTCGCTTCTTTCCTGGTAAAAGGTACCTCCAAAGACAAAGCGCTGTTTATTTTTGATGAACCCACTACCGGACTCCATTTCCATGACATCAAAAAACTCCTTGCATCGTTTTATGCGTTGCTGGACCGCGGGCATACAGTAATCGTTGTGGAACACAATATCGACCTTATTAAATGTGCAGATCATATTATCGACCTGGGCCCTGAAGGAGGAGAAAAAGGTGGCCGTGTGGTAGCAACCGGCACTCCTGAAACCGTTGCCGGCATTTCTGAATCGTTTACAGGCGAATATCTGAAAGATAAGATCTAAGCCGTTTCAGCAAAGTTTTTTTAGTACATTGAAGTGAATTTGGGATCCATGGCGAAGAATTTTGATCCCGAGATCATTGTTTTGTGGTACTCAAAATTTTCTGCTATGAAAAAGTTGCTGTTTCTTATTTCGTTATGTTTTCTGAATCTTTCTTTTGCACAACCCTTTCTCCCAATGCTGGATAATGATCATCGCTGGAGTGTTGATGTTGTGTATTGTCCTTTTGGAGGTCCTCCCCCTTTCTCGTTCACCACCACTTATCAGCTTTCCATAATTGGTGAAGGAATTGTAAATGGCAAGACCTATAAGATAATTGAAAGCACTCCCGGTATTATAACGGGATGTTTGGTAAGGGAAGAAAATGGCATCGTGTATAAGTACAATCCTACTATTAACGACGAGGAGGTATTATATGACTTTAATTTGGAAGTAGGAGATACTTTTACAATGTTGGACAGCCCCAGTTGTACACTGGGTGACTCCACTCCGGGTCTGGGAGCCCAATTAACAGTTACGAATACATTTTCCAACATGATTGCTGGAGAACTTCGAAAAGTAATCGAGTTTTCAACTGCTCCTTATGGAGAAGAATACTGGATCGAAGGGATTGGGTCAATCACGGGATTCGAACCTTATGTAGAGGTATTGGATAG includes the following:
- a CDS encoding T9SS type A sorting domain-containing protein yields the protein MAKNFDPEIIVLWYSKFSAMKKLLFLISLCFLNLSFAQPFLPMLDNDHRWSVDVVYCPFGGPPPFSFTTTYQLSIIGEGIVNGKTYKIIESTPGIITGCLVREENGIVYKYNPTINDEEVLYDFNLEVGDTFTMLDSPSCTLGDSTPGLGAQLTVTNTFSNMIAGELRKVIEFSTAPYGEEYWIEGIGSITGFEPYVEVLDSTCWSKLACFTIDGTIYYFNNATACDNTTLNLPEYLRDDIVLAPNPVTDVSILQLPSELNIDTIRILDITGKVISEATITKNYMTISAMDYAAGVYFYQALSEDNVIKTERFVIR